A section of the Cottoperca gobio chromosome 17, fCotGob3.1, whole genome shotgun sequence genome encodes:
- the map6d1 gene encoding microtubule-associated protein 6 homolog has translation MAWPCISRVCCLARFWNQFDKSDLSVPLTIQNYSDIAEHEVRSVTKQVSASERAPGNNYSTPDLRAVPHAPKDGSGTRGSFSARKEQSYKPREEYHPPGVPFNSVTQYKQDFKPWPIPKKENFPWISNGGSRADSVSDSLVNGYHRPGESEERGKGQRWGEQQVMEESKTSSYRQEYRPWTGGRPAKTARKNPPAQYSSPGTEATNVQRETSYQAAYSGDVPSIGLNQREHNITSAASNIHPAAVPQHIPTALQAGSSPIPSSLHQSEGEEHLVKTKYPPNPSAVFQSGPRVFNI, from the exons ATGGCTTGGCCGTGCATCAGCAGAGTGTGCTGCCTGGCTCGCTTCTGGAACCAGTTCGACAAATCGGACCTCTCCGTCCCGCTCACCATCCAGAACTACTCGGACATCGCCGAACATGAGGTGCGCTCCGTCACCAAACAGGTCTCCGCCTCGGAGCGTGCACCCGGGAATAACTACTCGACCCCGGACCTGCGTGCCGTCCCTCATGCGCCCAAAGATGGCTCGGGGACCCGAGGATCTTTCAGTGCACGGAAGGAGCAAAGTTACAAGCCCCGGGAGGAATATCATCCGCCCGGAGTGCCTTTCAACAGTGTTACCCAGTACAAGCAGGATTTCAAACCCTGGCCCATTCCCAAGAAGGAGAATTTCCCTTGGATTAGTAACGGGGGCAGCAGGGCAGACAGTGTTTCGGACAGCCTGGTGAACGGTTACCACAGACCGGGGGAGAGCGAGGAGCGGGGCAAGGGGCAGAGGTGGGGAGAGCAGCAGGTGATGGAGGAGAGCAAAACCAGCTCCTACAG GCAAGAGTACAGGCCGTGGACGGGGGGGAGACCAGCCAAAACTGCGAGGAAAAATCCTCCAGCTCAATACTCCAGCCCAGGGACAGAGGCCACCAACGTCCAGCGTGAGACTAGCTACCAGGCTGCCTACAGCGGTGACGTCCCGTCCATAGGGCTGAATCAGAGGGAGCACAATATCACATCTGCTGCCTCCAATATACACCCTGCTGCTGTCCCCCAGCACATCCCCACTGCCCTGCAAGCTGGCAGTTCACCCATCCCCTCCAGCCTCCACCAGAGCGAGGGAGAG